The DNA segment CCTGGAAGCCGGGCTGCTCAGGGCCTTTCCCAGCCCAGCTTGGCGCTCAGGAATCCCGGGAAGCTGCTGGGAGTGGAGCCGACGGGCTCCTAGACAGCCAAATCAAAGAGAAGCGAGAGGGTGAGCTCAGGGACAGAGGATGGCAAATTGCAAAAATACCTCCTTTTGCATCCCCGTGCATTAGGGTGTGAGGCCtaaaaggcagagaaatgaaacaaaacaggttCTCAGCCAGATGCTTCTAGAGGTCCCTTATCCCCAGGGGATGCGGCTGCCCTACAGCACAGCTCCCTGTTCCTGTATCACACAGCGGGTCCCAGAATACCATTAGATTACTTGAAATACGGGGTCTTTAAGGGTAATATGCTTGAGAGACTTTCTGAACTCCTGAGGTGCACTTTCCtttgaagagaaggaggaggaaagaaagaagtattttcccCATACTGCCAGAGCTGAGCACGGGCGCTGTGAGAAAATGACCGAGTACGGCAAGAGCACAAGAAGTCCCTATAGCGATCAGCACTGGGCTGGCTAAGTCCTGGCATGGCCACTCTTTTTCAACACACTTTCCAGGGGAGCTGCACAGGGGTGCTTTGGGAATGACCTGGACACAAGCCTTTCCTCAGCTACCCGTGAGTGAACCTCCCCTCTGGAACATCAGGTGCATAGGCAAAGGAAGAGCATGGCTAAGCACAGCATTAGATGCTATTATCATCCTTCCTTCTCAGCCTCAATATTTCAACTGCTCAGTGCTTTCCTGGGAATGCACCTTCCCGAGTATTTTAGGATGCGATACCTCCTTTGGCTCCTATTCCCTGGTGCCTCTCCCCATCAGCCACCTTCAGCAACAGCCTCACCTTCAGCTTTCTAACGTGATTATGTCACCTTCAATCCTACCCAACTTCAGAGGCATCAAACATCAGAGCAGATGGtagaagctcagaaaaaaaaaaatcatcccatgGCATTTGCCTTTTCCAAGCCATCCTGTTTCCCCATTTAGACTAAAAAGAAATCCGATCAGTCAAATCCAATTCTAGCTGGGCTGTACGTCTGGAAAATGGATTATGCAAAATGTCTGACATCAACAGCTTGATGTAAATGTTGAATTGAGTTTGGGAGGCGATCAAACCGTTTATACCTATCGATTTAAAAATAGGACTAAGACTAAAGCACCTTGCTATTTCTTGACAGAAGATTACACAATTGACAAGAGGAACAGTTTTCCACTGGGTTATGCCAGCACTAACACAAGTGTTATCTGCCACGTACACCGTTACCACCTTCCGTCTGCCCAggccaggggagggggaggcatCCCGCTGCAGAGCCCAACACTCCACTTTGAGCCCTAAATTCTTCAAGGCTCCTGTTTCAGTCCTGGCAGGGGCCAGCTTATTGCAGCACTGTCAGCTCACTACTGTAAGCAACTATTTCAAAttccattcagaaaatatttttgttgttatacaCATGCTTTCCACCATCACTACATAGAAGTTAAACAGAAGATACTCCTTTCCTACTCCGCACCTGCAATAGCATCTCCATCTCTGCCTTATAGTCATCTTACCCAGGATAGCTCTTCCACTTAACACCTCCCTTAAATTCGTTATGTCGGTCTCAAAGGCTACGATTTTGGTCCAATACTCAGATGCTTACACAGGTCTTCACCTTCGttccaagtgaaaaataaatactatgaaacagaattttaatgatTAGTTCTTTATTAAATTCATGTGTTACAAAGTCTCTACAACAACTGTACAAGTGCTCAGTGTTAGGATGCCCTCTACCACCCCGGCAGAGGACTGCTGGCATGGGGGACACCAAACAGCTCCTTCAGTGCCTGATCTGAACACAGTAACAAAATTGAAAGCATTTAAGTAAAACTGCAGTATGCAACTATAGTAAGTAAACATCCACTTTAAAATTGTGCAAGCAGCAGAGTGTGTTATGCTGGTTGAGACGTTGAAATTTAAGGAATTAGAGATTTGCATCCTCCCATGAAAACATTTGTCCAcaagttgagaaaaaaaaaaaatcagtaaagtaCATCTTTTCTTCCAGGCCCTCAAGTCAGaagtaagatttttctttcagatctttgGCTGATAAACTATTGACTTGAATGAGCTTTAACCAGAGGCCTCACAGCAGCATAAACTGTAAGTCTAATCTGCTCTAGTAAGTAAGCATGCCACAAGCAAGCGTATTTACAGAAAACTCCTAGAAAGGCTATTTAGAAGTGGAAAGGTATATGCATTTGAACGGTAGCGCTGACACTGTCTTGTCCTGAATACTTCCTCATGTCCCTGAATTTAACATCAGCTGAATTGACAAGACCACAAACCAGCAGACTAATCAACTAATGAAAGATACTACAGTCATAATTAAAGGCCACAAAAAAGGGATTGCAAGTCTTTTCATGGATGTGACCTGGCCCACTGATCCCATGggaaaattaaaagacagaactCATGTTATTTTCCTGGGGAAATTTTTCTTGCAAGTAAACCGATAAATAAATCCAATAAAGGTGAACCAAAATATCAGTTCAACCCAAATTCTCTTtccacatacatgtatatatgtaggAATATGGGTTAGAATAGCAGAGCTCGCCTACAACCTGTGCAAGTTTTATATCTATAGTCTGTGGTTAAATTAAGTCCAGTGTAAAGCCACCGTACTACTTCAGTCACTCACTTGGATTTTCTGTCACTTGTTCCATTCTGCGGTCCTGCCGATAAAGCAGCCCCAATCCTCTCATTGCAGAGACACCGCCAAGCAAAACTCTGCTCTTCCCTTATCTCTCCTTCCACACAAAACTTCTCCCAGTGCAGTGAAAGTCCTGGAGCTCCTTGAGCTCAGTCTTCACAGGGCAGGAAAAGCTGTTCTAGAGTGATGATTCAGTACGAAAAAGGGGCTCAAAAGGAGCAGAATCACATTGTGCAAATCCGTCCTCTAAGTGTGGCTGTCAAGAGGAGGTACGGTTTCTACTGCTGCTCCGTGTCTGGGAATAGCATTTTTCCAGCCCCACAGAAACCCAGGTCTCCgaacaggcaggaggagcagactCTGGTCCCCAGGAGGGAGATGCAGAGAGTTACTGCTCCACCTGTCCAGCCCACACGTTGTTTTCCTCAACTCTGTGTACTGTCTTGGCTACCGCTTATAATCCAATTCTCATTTTTGAGGGCAATATGCTGGTGTTCAATAATTTTACGTTAGCAGTAGCATAGTCTACTAAACACGCACACAGACATCCTGAATGTATAAAGCCTGCCAGAGCACCTCTTTCGTTGTCGCTTTTGGGTTGATGTGTTTGTATCTCTGCAGGCATGCATGATGCAAACACTAGTCTGCACTGGAGGCGGTACCACTGTGTCAGGATTTCTCACTTCCCGATCCCGTCTGTCGTCAGACTAAAACCCTGCCCAGGACCCGCTGCAGAAAGCCACAAAAAGTTTGTTCCTTGGGGTGTAACCAAAAACCAGAGCTGGCAAACACAGTATTGTGTACACAGGAAGACTTATTCATGGGCCAAAAATAGTCTCTGGGTACCAGAAGTATGCAGCACATGGGTTTTGGATTGAGATATGGCTTCTTAAACCACTGAAGTTTTTGTCTGGATGCTGAgattggaaaaaaggaaagccaccACCACCCTGGAGTAAGAGAGCCACAGTTGTAGTCAGCATCACATTTGCAGCTGTATCAAAACTGAATTTCCTCAAAACAAAGcactctttctcctctgctcagagATCCATCCCCCAGGGTTTACATCCATTTGCAACATCTTCATCACCCACTTGTCTTTCCTGGCCCCATCAATGAACTCGTCAAGAGACAACTGCCCTGTGAGAGGAGGAGGACACAAGATGGGGAGACAAAACAGGACAGATaagaagaggaaggcagaaagtaAAGAGCCATCTATGTTTCAGAAAGTATGCTAACAAGACAAAAGCTATACTTCATTTCCCCATGAGTTTAGGCCAGCTAGCTGAAAGAAACCACCACGCTGTAACCCAGTGCACTCACACCTACCCCATCCCCTCGGCTAACATGAAATGTTGCATTAGCTCACACATGCTGCTCCAGGAGCATTGCAAGCCTGATCCTGCGAGCTCCCATTTGACTGTAGCCACTGTCTTTACTCAGGCTATTTGTGCTGGGACTGCAGCCTGCACTCTGGCTACTGAGGGCTTTCAGAGGACAAGATCTGTGTGGCTTCAAAATCCAGACAGAATAGTGACCCCTCTGTATGTTAcattaaaataacaatgaaaattatttcctcctgcTGCACCAAGTTACTCTTGATTCTAACAAACAGACCAGAACCAAACCCAATATGTCTAATATGAGTAACCTAATAGTCCTAAGTGATTTCTTGATAGTTGTAATTAAAGCTAGCCTGCCCAGCACAGATAACTTCTCATTACGCATGAATGCGATCTGAGCCATCGATCACTTACCATCCCCGTTCTCATCCACTAGCTGAAATATCCTGTCCACAACCTCCTCCGGTGTGAGCAATGGAGTCCTCTCCTCCACCTCCGACCGACACACTTTCTTCAGCTTGTAGATAGACTGAAAAGTAGTTCACCGATTAGGAGAAGGACTGGCAAATGAAAAGCAGTGGTGAACTCCATTATCTCCCCAACAGTGTAAAGGTCTTTTACAAAGGCTGTGGTTTTAACCTTTCTAGAAAGGTCTGCCACTCAGCAGCCTCAGACCTTTAATGAAACCTCCGACCTTATGCTCTCACTCACCGCGGATTACTTCATTTGCTCTTTGAAGCTGCTGCCCTCCTATTTTTCTTACACATATTGGTCAGACCTCAGGGTTCCTTTGCAGAGAACAAGGCAAGAGTTTCACAGATGGGAAAATCATCTGACTTTTgagtaggatttttttctaatatctgAGGCTGGGCACATCTGGACTTACCCAGCCCTCTCTCCCAGGGAACTTGTGCCCAAGCTGCAAGATCAAACCTGTATTAGCACATATTTTGACCCATACTTTCTGTTCCACTTTGTCACTGGAAAGGGGCAGATTTTATCTATTCCTCCCATGACAACCACCTGTTTGTTATTAACTTCACTCCTTAGGCTGAAGGGGTTTGTCTGAAGTCTTCCCAGAGAGGGGATTAGCAAGGGCCTAACACAGCTCCGGCCAATTCCTGGCTGACCTCAAAACTGTAATTGACCCTGCCCCAGACAAGCTCCCCAGATGCTCCCATGCCTGCTGGTGCTGAAGGTAACAACCTGGTCGCACTTTCCAACCAAAAAGACCTGCTTTCCATAGActcaatttctgatttttttttgataTTGCATTTCACCTAAGATCCTAAAATGTTTGATAAGCATGGATTAAGCCTCACAAGTACTGCTGTGCAAGGGTAACAGCACCTGTGGTGCAGGGGTGACTCCAGCACAATCACCAAGACATTTACCTGAAGTGAGGACCCAGGTACCTGTGTCTGACTGTCTGCTAAGCCCACgcctcctctcccaccttcaCACAGTCCCCAATTAAAACTAAGTGCAGAACATAACAGAAACCCAGAAAGGAATAATTACAACAGGGATTTCTGAACCAATTTGTGCCTCTTGGTGTATTCTCACCAGCTACTCGGGCAGGAAACTTGGCTCCTGTAAGGGGCATGGGGTGAAACCCTCTTCCACTGGCCAGTGCAATGAGTCTCGGTGTAAAAAGGttgaaaggaaaggcagagcagagatgcaggAACCCCACAACAGCACCCAGATGCTGCATTTCTGgacagcttcagcagcagcaggggccgGGCTGCCCACAGTGGGTTTAACTGATCCCTCAGCCGCCCCATCAGTCTCCAAACCACTGAGTACGTGACCCTTTCACCAAGGTCAGGCATTTTCACTCCATCACTGCCCACAGCTGCCTTGAAACCTGATTATCACAAAAACCATATACATCATTACATTGCCAAAGAACTGTGATTGCTTAAATAAGCAATTAGGCAATGCCTACTTACCTCAACAATTTCCAGCAGCTCAGGTTTATCTATGCAGCCATTCCCATCCTTGTCATATACCTTGAATGTCCACCTCAGCTTGTGTTCCAGTTTTCCTCGTAAAACAAGATTCAAGGCAGCTACGTATTCCAGAAAATCAATGGTATTATCctgtagaaacagaaaagcagctgaatgGCACTTAACTGGATACAGTTGATAGAAAACTGCTTACGAAACCTAGATAAATAAACTGCCAAGAAGATACTCCATGGGATAGCTATTTATTGTCCACTTTACAGAAGACTTGTGCCAGTCCAAGACCGTCAGTAAGTACAGCCATACCCCTCTGCACCAAGGATAAGTTCCCAAGGAGTGACAGTGGAGAGCAAAGCAGTTTTCCTACAGTACAATAAGGGGGAACACCCACCAAGACTCCAGAAGTGAGCAATTTAAACACCCCAAGACAACACAGATtacagggaggatggggaggcaGATGAGGATCAGTGCAGGAGGCACTGACTCTTTGGGAAGGGATTGCCATTCTCAGTCTCAGCTGCTTCACCAATGAGACCAACACCCAACCGTCACCCCTTTCTTCCATCCTTCCCCCTTGTTTGATCTTGATTCATCCGAGGAAGACAGACAATGAAAATGTCACCATTCAGAAGGAGGCAGCAAGAACACCCACAATAAAGGATTTACATCAGGCGTTCACCCTCCTAAAAACTTCAGAGACAGCCAAGGGATGCAGGGCTCCCTCGGCAGCCTCTAGCAGATGCCTCTCATGCAGACCAACACCATCCCCAGGGCCAAGCCAGGGCCCCACGTCACCTTACAGGCCGCCCGACCCAGGTAGCAAACCCCCCTGGAAGACCTGGGCTACGCGTCTCCCCCCCGCACGCTCTGCTGCGGGCGCTGAAACGCTCTGGAGTGACTGCGAgcaaaaactgctgctgctgggcttcagAGGCCAGTAAGCATAAAGAGACAACTGAggaagtgtttttattttcttaccgTATTACTAATAATCCTTTAGATTATTAGGTCCTGCTCAACTGATTATATACCATGGGCATATTTAAGCAAACACATGAATCTAGGCCTAATTTAGTGTTCTTAATATATGCAAGTACCAGCATCccttaaaaacagattttcagtctTATTAGAAAAACTCCTATAAACTAGGAATGGGACTTTGCCTTTTATGCACACCATTTGCTCTGCAACCCTTTCTGCCCAGCTTTCATAACAGAATTTGGACCTGGACCTCCAGTTTTTTGCAGGAATTTGGGTTTTGCCAACTTCAAATTCTGAGACAAGCCTGACCTGCCCACATCTtccctagctttttttttttaatcctttctcaTAAACTGAATTTTGTTGCCACCTCAATGTGATTTTGCCACCGGTTTCAAAGGAAGCTTAAGGGAAATTGGTATATCTGAGAGATGACATACTTGTCTCCCCTTTTCTTGTGTTGATATACAGCAACAACCCCATACTCGGAATATGATCaagagcttcaggaaaaaaaatttaacgGTCTGGCAAGCATTGCTTACCCATTTCAAGATGAGAAAGGCAACCATATTACATTTCTTTTGACTATCTAAAATATCACAGGCTAGCATCATGCTATCTTTTGCACCAATACATGGGTATGCGTGAACTGCTACTAAACCAGAAAGCCCACTTTTCCCAGGTGTCTGATGACAAATACAGCAAAGGGAATCAAAACCAGAAAGGCTGAATTGCTCAGCATTCCTTAGCTTTTGAGCAGCTAAAATCAATATTTTGTTACATGCCACCTGTTCATACTGTACGTATACACTTCCTCCAACGTATAGCAAGCCTGAGTAGGACTTCACTTTAATTCCCCCTCTATCATAACAGATAGGGGTTTTTTCCCATGTAGCAACCTCGGCTATTTGAGGATCCTTCAACAATACTGTCTCAGTTTGCCCAAATTTCAACCTTTTAACCCATCCTTAGTCCCTTAAGGGGACATTCTGTCCTTAATTGGTGTACAGATTTACGAGAGGATAAATCCATACCAGCCCATACGGAGCGGTGCAGCGTGTGCTCCTTCTCCTACCCTAGCAGGTCGATGGCCCTTGCCTTAGTCTCATGAAGCATGGTAACAAGGGTGGGAACCGCACCAAAACACCTCCAATTACAGACTGAAAAGGTGCAAATTATTAGACAAATAATTGTAAGAATTCCTCACCACTTACCCCATTCTTATCAAAAGCTCTGAACATGTTTTCAATATACTCTGCTGCTTCACGGTTATCCTGGACCCCGAAGAACCGCTTGAATTCATGCATGAAGAGGGTCCCGCTGGGACATTCAACCACAAATTTCTTATACCATTCCTGCAATTCAGCAACATCAATCTCCGTTTGCTCCCCTTCAGCATTGGTGAACTGCTGTCCCATTTTGCTCCgtaaagcaagattaaaaaaagaaggaacaaaaggaaaacccTGCCAAAGTCCTTTGCTTGTATTGTCCTTTTATTACCtttagttgctttttctttgttctttttcttctcgCTGTCTTGTGCCTTTATTTGATGTTAATACCGTGTCTTGCTATTTCACCTTCTTTTTATGTTctagtttcttcttcctctttttctcctacAGTTTTCACCACCACAGCTTTGTGTGCTCGCTTGGCGATTGTAGAATTGCTTCTCTGCATTAGGGCAGTGTAACATGCGGTATCAGGCATGTATAAAAATAACTAAGATCATTAGGAGATTCCCACCTATGAGTCACGGAGACCTTCAGATGTTCTGAGCTGTGCCCTATTTAGGAGCAGGCTCCAGAGGCTCAGGGTCCTTCCACACACAATACCTTCGTGTCGAAGAACTTGGGAGCCGAGGCTCCCTTTACACACAACTTACAACCCCACTCACTTTACTGtagtttttctagaaaaaaaaaataaagggggatTGTAAGTGAACTTCCCTAACACTAGTTGTTCCACACTGGCACATGCTACCTGCTTGCGGGGGACGCTCAGTGTTTCAGTGAAATAGGGCACGCTACAAACAACAGTTACAGAAAGCAAATCCTGACAACATAAGCACGTACAAGTACCACCGCTCACATGAAAAAACCTGCTAATGCCTGAAGTTAATTGAATGCCTACCATAGACTTTACACTCTACAAAATGATTGAGAGAACTAGTAAATGCACATAGACACAAATGTGCgtatttctcttattttcacaATTCATTCTTAAAATCTCAGTTAAAAATAACAGGAACATTTTAACATTCTATTTCcctattttttaaagcattgggTTCTCCTtattccccttcccccttttgtGCCTTTTTCCATGGAAATTCTTTTCCTGCTTACCCTTACCACCGCACATTGCTTACCACTTTTATTACAGATACAACATACAGCTCTCCGCCTGccccctttcccttctgcagccgCTCACCACAGCCGGGTAGCGGGGACCGCACAGCCACCCACCACCAGAGCccaggctctgct comes from the Mycteria americana isolate JAX WOST 10 ecotype Jacksonville Zoo and Gardens chromosome 20, USCA_MyAme_1.0, whole genome shotgun sequence genome and includes:
- the GUCA1B gene encoding guanylyl cyclase-activating protein 2, whose product is MGQQFTNAEGEQTEIDVAELQEWYKKFVVECPSGTLFMHEFKRFFGVQDNREAAEYIENMFRAFDKNGDNTIDFLEYVAALNLVLRGKLEHKLRWTFKVYDKDGNGCIDKPELLEIVESIYKLKKVCRSEVEERTPLLTPEEVVDRIFQLVDENGDGQLSLDEFIDGARKDKWVMKMLQMDVNPGGWISEQRRKSALF